A part of Terriglobus roseus genomic DNA contains:
- a CDS encoding KpsF/GutQ family sugar-phosphate isomerase, with protein MKSSPQVAIETIACELSGLESLREAFEGPLGDAFASAVDVIADAPGRVIVTGVGKSGHIARKIAATLASTGKPAHFVHPSDASHGDLGMIRENDVVFALSWSGESSELSDIVAHSRRFNVPLIVSTGNAESTLAKAADVVLVLPQCEEACADLMAPTTSTTMQLALGDALAASLVNKTNFSGEDFHALHPGGRLGARLLRVRALMHTGEEIPLLNEDATLSEAIVRMTSGRFGITGVVNGESKLVGSITDGDLRRAFSQGFHDRPAKDVMGKAPRITTADEFAHRALARMNADSITSLFVVKDAKVIGILHIHDLLRAGLV; from the coding sequence ATGAAGAGTTCGCCGCAAGTTGCGATAGAGACGATTGCCTGCGAACTGAGTGGGCTTGAGTCGTTGCGTGAAGCGTTTGAAGGGCCGCTGGGTGATGCGTTTGCGAGCGCGGTGGATGTGATTGCTGATGCGCCAGGACGTGTGATTGTTACCGGAGTCGGTAAAAGCGGACACATCGCCCGAAAGATTGCTGCGACGCTTGCCTCTACTGGGAAGCCTGCACACTTTGTTCATCCTTCGGACGCAAGCCATGGTGACCTGGGTATGATTCGCGAGAACGATGTAGTGTTCGCGTTGTCGTGGTCCGGTGAGTCGTCAGAACTGTCTGACATTGTGGCGCATTCGCGTCGATTCAATGTGCCGCTGATCGTGAGTACGGGCAATGCAGAGAGCACGTTGGCGAAAGCGGCGGATGTGGTGTTGGTTCTGCCGCAATGCGAAGAAGCGTGTGCTGATTTGATGGCTCCAACAACGAGTACTACGATGCAATTGGCGTTGGGTGATGCGCTGGCTGCATCGTTAGTGAATAAAACGAACTTTTCCGGGGAAGACTTCCACGCGTTACATCCCGGCGGCCGATTAGGAGCGCGTCTGTTGCGTGTTCGCGCACTAATGCATACAGGTGAAGAAATTCCTCTTCTGAATGAAGACGCCACGCTGTCAGAAGCAATTGTGCGCATGACCAGTGGCCGTTTCGGCATCACCGGAGTGGTGAATGGCGAAAGCAAGCTTGTGGGCTCGATCACGGACGGCGATCTTCGTCGTGCTTTCTCGCAGGGTTTTCATGATCGTCCCGCTAAAGATGTGATGGGGAAGGCTCCACGCATCACAACGGCGGATGAGTTCGCACATCGTGCGTTGGCCCGCATGAACGCGGATTCGATTACCAGCCTGTTTGTGGTGAAGGATGCCAAGGTGATTGGTATCCTCCACATCCATGACCTGCTGCGTGCCGGGCTGGTTTAG
- the kdsA gene encoding 3-deoxy-8-phosphooctulonate synthase — protein MLNTVTVRDVEFSNALPFALIAGPCQMESRSHALEVASALKEMATRLGIGLVYKSSFDKANRTSANAARGIGLEASLPIFAEIRESLGLPTLTDVHESWQCAEVAQAVDVLQIPAFLCRQTDLLLAAAATGRTVNVKKGQFLSPQEMTHVVKKLADAKGGVLVTERGTSFGYNTLVTDMRSLPVLAQTNAPVIFDATHSVQQPGGLNGASGGQREFVPVLARAAVAVGVAGVFIETHPDPDHAPSDGPNMIALKNLPQLIEDLMAFDQLAKKRAFQG, from the coding sequence ATGTTGAACACAGTTACAGTACGAGACGTCGAGTTTTCCAACGCTTTACCCTTCGCGTTGATCGCCGGGCCGTGTCAAATGGAAAGCCGCTCTCACGCACTCGAAGTTGCTTCTGCACTCAAAGAGATGGCGACACGTCTAGGCATTGGGTTGGTGTACAAATCCAGTTTTGACAAGGCGAATCGCACAAGTGCAAATGCTGCGCGCGGCATTGGGCTGGAAGCATCGCTGCCGATTTTTGCAGAGATTCGCGAGAGCCTTGGATTGCCAACGCTGACAGATGTTCACGAATCATGGCAATGCGCGGAAGTGGCTCAGGCAGTCGATGTGTTGCAGATCCCTGCGTTCCTTTGCAGACAGACGGACTTGTTGTTAGCTGCCGCTGCTACCGGCAGAACGGTCAATGTGAAGAAGGGGCAGTTTCTTTCACCGCAGGAAATGACGCATGTGGTGAAGAAGTTGGCAGATGCAAAGGGTGGAGTACTGGTGACGGAGCGGGGTACCTCGTTCGGTTACAACACATTGGTGACGGATATGCGTTCGTTGCCGGTATTGGCGCAAACCAACGCTCCTGTGATCTTTGATGCAACTCACTCCGTGCAGCAGCCGGGTGGATTGAACGGAGCCAGTGGTGGTCAGCGCGAGTTTGTTCCGGTTCTGGCGCGTGCTGCGGTTGCTGTTGGAGTTGCTGGTGTATTCATTGAAACGCATCCAGACCCCGATCATGCACCCAGCGATGGGCCAAACATGATTGCACTGAAGAATCTGCCCCAGCTGATAGAAGACCTGATGGCGTTTGATCAGCTTGCAAAGAAGCGAGCATTTCAGGGATGA
- a CDS encoding DegT/DnrJ/EryC1/StrS family aminotransferase, with product MPPVPILDLSRQYAAVGAEIGAAIADVCSAGRFVLGKEVAELERQIADTTTATEAVGCASGTDALWLAMAALGIGRGDAVVTTPFSFFATVSSILRVEARPILADIDPVTFNLSPAAVADAIAQHEDVRAVMPVHLYGQCADWESFDRMAAENDLLLIEDAAQAFGADWNGTPAGALGHAAAFSFYPTKNLSAWGDAGLTTFRSSTIAERAKALRAHGMRRRYYHDEVGWNSRLDTIQAAVLLIKMKYIAQWNEDRRQVAARYHDLFHATSLLGAVEDGGIVLPVADARGTHVWHQYVIRTPRRDELRTYLSEQGIGSEVYYPVPLHMQDALKHLGYREGQFPESEKAAREVLALPMYPELRADEQERVAAAVQSFFA from the coding sequence TTGCCTCCCGTTCCAATCCTTGACCTCAGCCGTCAATACGCAGCCGTAGGGGCCGAAATCGGCGCAGCCATCGCAGATGTGTGCTCTGCGGGACGCTTTGTTCTAGGGAAAGAAGTAGCCGAGTTGGAACGTCAGATTGCCGACACAACAACAGCCACCGAGGCGGTTGGATGTGCCAGCGGTACAGACGCCCTGTGGTTGGCCATGGCCGCATTGGGAATCGGACGAGGAGATGCAGTAGTAACCACCCCCTTCTCCTTTTTCGCAACAGTCAGCAGCATCCTGCGTGTGGAAGCGCGACCCATTCTGGCGGACATTGACCCGGTGACTTTCAACCTGAGTCCGGCGGCTGTGGCGGATGCGATTGCACAACACGAGGACGTGCGCGCTGTGATGCCAGTCCACCTCTATGGACAGTGCGCTGATTGGGAGAGCTTTGATCGCATGGCGGCGGAGAATGATCTGCTGTTGATCGAAGATGCAGCGCAAGCCTTTGGCGCTGATTGGAATGGAACTCCTGCCGGTGCATTGGGACATGCGGCGGCGTTTTCGTTCTATCCAACTAAGAACCTCAGCGCTTGGGGCGATGCGGGGCTGACGACGTTCCGTTCATCGACTATTGCAGAACGTGCTAAGGCGCTACGAGCACATGGGATGCGCCGTCGTTACTACCACGATGAGGTGGGATGGAATTCGCGTCTGGATACGATCCAGGCCGCGGTTCTGTTGATAAAGATGAAGTACATTGCGCAGTGGAACGAAGATCGCAGACAGGTGGCAGCGCGCTATCACGATCTATTTCATGCGACGAGCTTGCTAGGAGCAGTGGAGGACGGCGGCATCGTTCTGCCTGTGGCGGATGCGCGAGGAACGCATGTGTGGCATCAGTATGTGATTCGTACGCCGCGTCGTGATGAACTGCGTACTTATCTTTCGGAGCAGGGGATTGGGAGCGAAGTCTACTATCCCGTCCCATTGCACATGCAGGATGCTTTGAAGCATTTGGGATATCGCGAAGGCCAGTTCCCTGAGAGCGAGAAGGCAGCACGTGAAGTGCTTGCGTTGCCCATGTATCCCGAGCTTCGTGCAGATGAGCAGGAGCGTGTGGCGGCGGCAGTGCAGAGTTTCTTTGCATAG
- the hfq gene encoding RNA chaperone Hfq — protein sequence MDSKPAQNIQDTFLNTVRKDKSAVTIYLVSGVKLTGKIRSFDKYSVLLENNAQEQLIFKHAISTVVSTRGGGVHTDRPHGTHAPVSREHGTEGASAVGGTVGS from the coding sequence ATGGATTCCAAGCCGGCACAGAATATTCAGGACACCTTCCTGAACACGGTTCGTAAAGACAAGAGCGCGGTGACCATTTATCTGGTTAGCGGCGTGAAGCTAACGGGCAAGATCCGCTCTTTCGATAAGTATTCGGTTCTGCTCGAGAACAACGCGCAGGAACAGTTAATTTTTAAGCATGCGATTTCTACCGTGGTATCGACACGGGGTGGTGGGGTCCACACGGATCGTCCCCATGGAACGCATGCTCCCGTGTCAAGGGAGCATGGCACGGAAGGCGCATCCGCAGTAGGCGGAACGGTAGGCTCCTAA
- the hflX gene encoding GTPase HflX, whose amino-acid sequence MLARQAASLHDGEEDSPLESVAEMDFDAALAEFQELAASAGAEIAATVIQRRGKPDPATLIGPGKVEELEAVVASSGANLVLFDHDLTPSQLRNLDRALPCRVIDRTQLILDIFARHARTREGHLQVELAQLEYQLPRLAGRGKAMSQLGGGIGTRGPGETKLETDRRRIRARVDRLKEQLENVRRNRRQQRQRREAVPVPTVALVGYTNAGKSTLFNRLTEAGVLESSRMFATLDPKLRQLNLPSRRKVLLSDTVGFIRNLPHALVTSFRATLEEVERAELLLHVRDAASPNLDEQKMQVEKVLAELEVSRTPTIQVLNKIDLLPADERFDLQRFPAPDTIAVSAHSGEGIETLIAAIEERIGGAEAAGPTATATFRIPQREGRILAALEAGCFIERKKYEGNLVTFTASGPSSLLQRYRRYIVQEHGELPESEPAEARPRIRTRAKSSPR is encoded by the coding sequence ATGCTGGCCCGACAGGCAGCAAGTCTCCACGACGGCGAGGAGGACTCTCCTTTGGAGTCCGTTGCGGAGATGGACTTCGACGCCGCTCTGGCGGAGTTCCAGGAGCTGGCGGCTTCGGCTGGGGCGGAGATTGCCGCCACCGTGATCCAACGGCGCGGCAAGCCTGATCCGGCTACGCTGATTGGGCCGGGTAAGGTGGAGGAGCTGGAGGCCGTAGTGGCCAGTTCCGGCGCCAACCTGGTGCTGTTCGACCATGACCTGACACCATCCCAGCTCCGTAACCTGGATCGCGCGCTTCCCTGCCGCGTGATCGACCGGACACAGCTCATCCTGGATATCTTCGCCCGCCATGCGCGCACCCGCGAGGGTCATCTGCAGGTGGAGTTGGCGCAGTTGGAGTACCAGTTGCCGCGGTTGGCGGGACGTGGCAAGGCCATGAGCCAGCTTGGCGGCGGTATTGGCACTCGTGGACCGGGTGAAACCAAGCTGGAGACGGACCGTCGGCGCATTCGTGCGCGTGTGGATCGCCTGAAGGAGCAGTTGGAGAATGTCCGGCGTAATCGCAGGCAGCAGCGGCAGCGCCGTGAGGCGGTTCCTGTTCCCACGGTCGCGCTGGTCGGCTATACGAATGCTGGCAAGAGCACGCTGTTCAACCGGCTGACTGAGGCGGGTGTTCTGGAGTCGTCGCGGATGTTCGCCACGCTGGACCCAAAGCTGCGGCAGTTGAACCTGCCTTCGCGGCGGAAGGTACTGCTGAGCGATACGGTTGGATTCATCCGCAACCTGCCACATGCGCTGGTGACCAGTTTCCGCGCCACGCTGGAAGAGGTGGAACGCGCCGAGTTGCTGCTGCACGTTCGCGATGCTGCGTCGCCCAATCTGGATGAGCAGAAGATGCAGGTGGAGAAGGTGCTGGCGGAGCTTGAGGTATCGCGCACGCCGACGATCCAGGTACTGAACAAGATCGACCTTCTGCCTGCAGATGAACGGTTTGACCTGCAGCGGTTTCCCGCGCCGGATACGATTGCCGTCTCCGCGCATTCGGGCGAAGGTATTGAGACGCTGATTGCGGCTATTGAGGAGCGGATTGGCGGTGCAGAAGCGGCTGGTCCGACTGCGACGGCGACATTCCGCATTCCGCAGCGTGAAGGCCGAATATTGGCAGCGCTGGAAGCTGGCTGCTTCATTGAGCGGAAGAAGTACGAGGGCAACCTGGTGACGTTTACCGCGAGCGGACCTTCATCGCTGCTGCAACGTTATCGGCGCTACATTGTGCAGGAACATGGTGAATTGCCGGAGAGCGAACCTGCCGAGGCGAGACCAAGGATTCGGACGCGCGCGAAAAGCTCGCCTCGATAA
- a CDS encoding VOC family protein has protein sequence MSEMPSVGAFAIVPSNDLKAAIPFWERMGFARTGGDANYVIMTGWGCEVHLTQAGTGPWRVPAEHNPFGVFIRTPDVEAVAARVDDLIIRPGGVLRHREWGLYEVGINGPDGLLVRVGWPSRYFVPFSTPST, from the coding sequence ATGTCTGAAATGCCGAGCGTTGGTGCGTTTGCCATTGTTCCGAGCAATGATCTGAAAGCCGCGATTCCGTTCTGGGAGCGAATGGGCTTTGCTCGCACCGGTGGCGACGCCAATTACGTGATCATGACGGGTTGGGGGTGCGAGGTGCATCTGACGCAGGCGGGTACTGGGCCATGGCGCGTGCCTGCTGAGCACAATCCATTTGGTGTGTTTATTCGTACGCCCGATGTGGAGGCGGTGGCCGCTCGAGTGGATGACCTGATCATCCGTCCGGGTGGTGTCCTGCGGCATCGTGAGTGGGGACTGTATGAGGTTGGGATCAATGGGCCGGATGGATTGCTGGTTCGGGTTGGGTGGCCTTCGCGGTACTTCGTACCGTTCTCGACGCCTTCGACGTGA
- a CDS encoding serine hydrolase domain-containing protein, whose translation MDQIVRSYTAANAFMGVVSVSEGDHVLLDKGYGSADLEWNIPNAPDVKFRLGSLTKQFTVALILLLQEDGKLDIRNPVSKYLLDAPQTWQKVTLADLMGNTSGIPDFTNFKEFKAWGMSPHTVEEELEFFKNKPLDFEPGSKWAYSSSNFEILGAVIEKVTGRTYGDQLQERIFGPLEMKNTGLDMDGLILAKRAQGYRPGKSGLISVRSLSMSVPWAAGSMYSTTEDLLKWEHALFSGKLLNKDSLKLMLTPGKGSYGLGVYVFAKKSGITIVTHAGAIAGFKTSLTYVPDERIAIAVLSNVEGEATNSITDQLLTEALKQ comes from the coding sequence ATGGATCAGATTGTCAGATCCTACACAGCCGCGAACGCATTTATGGGTGTTGTGTCTGTTTCAGAAGGTGATCATGTGCTGCTCGATAAGGGCTATGGATCGGCGGATCTAGAGTGGAATATTCCCAACGCCCCCGACGTTAAATTCCGTTTAGGTTCATTGACCAAGCAGTTCACCGTGGCGCTGATATTGCTGTTGCAGGAAGATGGAAAGCTCGATATCAGGAACCCTGTTAGCAAATACCTTCTGGATGCGCCTCAGACGTGGCAAAAGGTCACTTTGGCAGATCTGATGGGGAATACATCAGGTATTCCCGACTTCACCAATTTCAAAGAATTCAAGGCATGGGGAATGAGCCCGCACACTGTTGAGGAGGAGCTTGAGTTTTTCAAGAACAAACCGCTGGACTTTGAACCTGGCAGCAAGTGGGCTTACAGCAGTTCGAATTTTGAGATCCTTGGAGCAGTCATCGAAAAAGTAACCGGCAGAACTTACGGCGACCAGCTCCAGGAACGGATCTTCGGTCCATTGGAAATGAAGAACACGGGGTTGGATATGGACGGCCTTATTCTGGCGAAGCGTGCTCAAGGCTATCGACCTGGAAAGTCGGGATTGATTTCGGTACGTTCTCTATCTATGTCTGTTCCTTGGGCGGCGGGCTCAATGTATTCGACGACAGAGGATCTTCTCAAATGGGAGCACGCTCTCTTTAGCGGGAAACTGCTCAATAAGGATTCTTTGAAGTTGATGTTGACGCCGGGTAAAGGAAGCTACGGACTGGGCGTCTATGTGTTCGCTAAAAAGTCCGGCATCACTATCGTGACCCATGCAGGAGCCATCGCGGGCTTCAAAACCAGCCTGACCTATGTACCAGATGAGCGTATAGCGATAGCCGTCTTAAGCAATGTGGAGGGTGAAGCCACGAACAGCATTACTGACCAATTACTTACAGAGGCGCTAAAACAGTGA
- a CDS encoding class I SAM-dependent methyltransferase produces the protein MALSIQEQFGHIDIYVFDQILRGNIAPGMRVLDAGCGYGRNLVHLLREGCEIFAVDLDRDGVEHVRRLSASLGTGLPAENFQVAPIEQIPFPDAFADVVICNSVLHFAKDEEHFRAMLAELWRVVRPGGMLFCRLGSRIGMDFERVRGGRFLMADGAEWFLADEEMLMELTEEMDSVLVDPLKTTIVQDYRCMTTWVQRKQR, from the coding sequence ATGGCATTGAGTATTCAAGAGCAGTTTGGGCATATTGACATTTATGTTTTCGATCAGATTCTTCGCGGAAATATTGCACCTGGAATGCGTGTCCTTGATGCTGGATGCGGATATGGGCGCAACCTGGTGCATCTACTGCGTGAAGGCTGCGAGATATTTGCAGTCGACCTGGACCGCGATGGTGTGGAGCACGTAAGACGACTTTCTGCTTCGCTGGGAACCGGACTCCCCGCAGAGAATTTTCAAGTTGCTCCCATTGAACAGATCCCTTTCCCAGATGCCTTTGCCGATGTTGTGATCTGTAACTCGGTGCTTCACTTCGCCAAGGATGAAGAGCATTTCAGGGCGATGCTGGCGGAGTTATGGCGCGTTGTAAGACCGGGAGGAATGCTGTTCTGCCGCCTGGGCTCGAGGATTGGCATGGACTTCGAGCGAGTGCGGGGTGGTCGGTTCTTGATGGCAGACGGTGCGGAGTGGTTCCTGGCAGACGAAGAAATGCTGATGGAACTGACGGAGGAGATGGACAGCGTACTTGTGGACCCATTGAAGACCACAATCGTGCAGGACTACCGCTGCATGACGACATGGGTTCAAAGGAAACAGCGCTAG
- a CDS encoding GlxA family transcriptional regulator, whose protein sequence is MRRVVIVGLPPVQILDVSGPLEVFSSAPGYTVQLGNPGTDTSLQTNRGIALAGALPIHEITGPIDTLVIAGGPGSETGSYDQDFVAWIADASTRSRRVASICTGAFLLGAAGLIDHKNVVTHWKFCDELAQKFPLACVQSDPIYLKDGAIYTSAGITAGIDLSLALVEEDLGHEEALKVARFLVMFLVRPGGQAQFSHMLSHQAITFKPLRELQVWALENLREDLTVEKLAERIGMSPRHFTRVCLRETKMNPGQFVDRMRVEAAQQMIDSSAMGLKEIADACGFSSADAMRRTFLRVLGVTAGEYADRFKSTMA, encoded by the coding sequence ATGCGAAGGGTCGTCATCGTCGGGCTTCCACCGGTACAAATCCTTGATGTCAGCGGTCCGCTGGAAGTGTTTTCAAGCGCACCCGGATACACCGTGCAACTCGGCAATCCCGGCACTGACACCAGCCTGCAAACCAATAGGGGAATCGCGTTAGCCGGAGCCCTTCCCATCCACGAAATCACTGGTCCAATCGATACTCTGGTGATCGCAGGTGGCCCGGGCTCTGAAACAGGTTCTTACGATCAAGACTTCGTCGCATGGATCGCCGATGCCAGCACACGCTCCCGTCGCGTAGCATCCATCTGTACCGGAGCCTTCCTTCTCGGCGCAGCCGGCCTCATCGATCATAAGAACGTCGTAACGCACTGGAAGTTCTGTGACGAACTCGCGCAAAAGTTTCCTCTCGCTTGCGTTCAGTCCGATCCCATTTATCTGAAAGACGGTGCCATCTATACCTCCGCGGGCATCACCGCAGGCATTGATCTTTCTCTGGCATTAGTGGAAGAAGATCTTGGTCATGAAGAGGCACTGAAGGTCGCACGATTCCTCGTCATGTTCCTCGTTCGCCCGGGCGGACAAGCGCAGTTCAGCCACATGCTCTCGCATCAGGCCATCACATTTAAACCTCTGCGAGAACTGCAGGTGTGGGCGTTAGAAAACCTGCGCGAAGATCTCACCGTGGAAAAACTCGCAGAACGAATCGGCATGAGCCCACGGCATTTCACACGCGTCTGCCTACGCGAAACAAAGATGAACCCCGGTCAGTTCGTCGATCGCATGCGCGTCGAAGCAGCACAACAAATGATCGACAGCTCCGCCATGGGACTAAAGGAAATCGCAGACGCATGCGGCTTCAGCTCAGCAGACGCAATGCGCCGAACCTTCCTGCGCGTACTAGGAGTCACAGCAGGCGAATACGCAGACCGCTTCAAAAGCACGATGGCTTAG
- a CDS encoding HD domain-containing protein, protein MTSKSHNILKNAATLTDPALEGLAHGGSEALTTFRRPKVIIPVPTPAAEFQRVQPGVPDSKLTREATGLLREFSTPLLFNHSHRVFFWANEQGKQAGEKFDAELLFICAAFHDLGLLKKFSSEADRFEVDGANAVRQFLEHHGVPNARIQTAWDAIALHTTPGIVAYKPIEVELLYNGVGLDVLGIGYEDFPKDIREKVVAEYPRVDFKQGIAKAFLGGFEHKTVTAEGTCNEDICSHFLRNYKRSNFYEQIQNSPFQNSEV, encoded by the coding sequence ATGACATCGAAGAGTCACAACATTCTGAAGAACGCGGCCACACTGACGGATCCTGCGCTGGAAGGTCTTGCTCACGGCGGGTCAGAGGCGTTGACTACGTTTCGTCGTCCGAAGGTGATCATTCCTGTGCCGACGCCTGCCGCTGAATTTCAACGAGTGCAGCCGGGTGTGCCGGACAGCAAGTTGACGCGCGAAGCGACGGGATTGCTGCGGGAGTTCAGCACGCCGCTGTTGTTCAATCATTCGCACCGCGTTTTCTTTTGGGCGAATGAACAGGGCAAGCAGGCGGGAGAGAAGTTTGATGCAGAGTTGCTTTTCATCTGCGCTGCTTTTCATGACCTTGGCCTGTTGAAGAAGTTCAGCAGCGAGGCGGATCGTTTTGAGGTGGATGGTGCGAATGCTGTGCGGCAATTTCTGGAGCATCATGGAGTGCCGAATGCTCGCATTCAAACAGCGTGGGATGCGATTGCGTTGCATACGACGCCGGGCATTGTGGCTTACAAGCCGATTGAAGTTGAGTTGCTTTATAACGGCGTTGGACTGGATGTGCTGGGTATTGGATATGAGGATTTCCCGAAAGACATCCGCGAAAAGGTTGTGGCGGAGTATCCCCGTGTCGACTTCAAACAAGGTATTGCCAAAGCTTTTCTTGGCGGCTTTGAACACAAGACTGTGACGGCAGAAGGCACGTGCAACGAAGACATCTGCTCGCACTTTCTTCGTAACTACAAGCGCAGCAATTTCTATGAGCAGATTCAGAATTCGCCGTTTCAGAACTCAGAGGTTTAG